A DNA window from Coffea arabica cultivar ET-39 chromosome 6c, Coffea Arabica ET-39 HiFi, whole genome shotgun sequence contains the following coding sequences:
- the LOC113691848 gene encoding plant cysteine oxidase 2, which yields MTMEAEAAGLVRNPGDVIGKVQDKIIRKKRCSNSSRRKVIIRRSLRPILGLQQLFLSCQEVFKGPGTVPSPNDVQMLCHILDQMTPQDVGLSSDLHFFKPNTDVKAHERVAYATIHQCKKFSLCIFFLPANSVIPLHNHPGMTVFSKLLLGSMHIKSYDWLDNSSSDNHESDPKLKRLARLRANRIFTAPCDTSVLYPTSGGNIHEFTAMTPCAVLDVLGPPYSKDDGRDCSYYKDSPYDATLDVEVKEAKQDECYGWLEEIDLPNDSEMDPIPYLGPQVSVAS from the exons ATGACCATGGAGGCAGAGGCAGCGGGGCTGGTGAGAAATCCGGGAGATGTGATTGGGAAGGTACAGGATAAAATCATAAGGAAGAAGAGATGTAGTAATAGTAGTAGGAGGAAGGTAATTATAAGGAGGTCATTGCGGCCGATTTTGGGTCTCCAACAGCTATTTTTATCGTGTCAGGAAGTGTTTAAAGGTCCTGGTACCGTGCCTTCACCCAATGATGTTCAAATGCTCTGCCACATTCTTG ATCAAATGACGCCACAGGACGTTGGGCTAAGTAGTgatctccatttctttaagccCAACACTGATGTTAAGGCCCATGAACGAGTAGCATATGCAACAATTCACCAATGCAAGAAGTTCTCG TTGTGcatcttctttcttccagcaaattCAGTCATACCGCTTCACAATCACCCAGGAATGACTGTTTTCAGCAAGCTTTTACTGGGGTCGATGCACATTAAATCTTATGATTGGCTTGATAATTCAAGTTCAGATAACCATGAATCAGATCCTAAAT TGAAGAGATTGGCACGACTGAGAGCGAATAGGATCTTTACAGCCCCATGTGACACTTCTGTGCTATATCCTACATCGGGAGGCAATATTCATGAATTTACAGCAATGACACCTTGTGCAGTACTTGATGTGCTTGGACCTCCCTACTCAAAAGATGATGGCCGTGACTGCTCATACTACAAGGATAGTCCCTATGATGCTACGCTAG ATGTAGAAGTTAAAGAGGCAAAACAAGATGAGTGCTATGGGTGGTTGGAGGAGATTGATTTGCCAAATGACTCAGAGATGGATCCGATTCCATACTTGGGTCCACAGGTTTCTGTGGCTAGTTAG